In Haloarchaeobius litoreus, the following are encoded in one genomic region:
- a CDS encoding thiolase C-terminal domain-containing protein: MRDAYVVGAGQSDFGSFPDESYRSLFGTAYDAAVDSVAGGIDPDDFDEAVVGTLGVGGRQLGLSGPAVTEHVGLHGVPTTRVENACAASGYAVRQAVQAVKSGMADVVLAGGVEVMTDASGDATKYWLGVSGETEWERLSGTTFAGVYAQMASAHMAAHGTTREQLSHVAVKNHAHGANNPHAHLGFTCSLEDAMNAPVVADPLNLYHCCPTTDGAAAAIVVSEDVVDQYADEALRVAGVGAASDRVGLFQRDSYVNVPASAEAAATAYEMAGFGPEDLDFAEVHDCFAIAELMAYEDLGLCEPGESGAFVADGRSDFGGEVVVNTSGGLKSKGHPIGATGAGQVVEAFKQLTGQAGERQVEGATRGLTHNVGGSGGAAVVHAFERDEVGA, from the coding sequence ATGCGAGATGCGTACGTCGTCGGGGCGGGACAGTCAGACTTCGGCTCCTTCCCCGACGAGAGCTACCGGTCGCTGTTCGGGACGGCCTACGACGCGGCCGTCGACAGTGTCGCGGGAGGCATCGACCCGGATGACTTCGACGAGGCCGTCGTCGGCACACTCGGCGTCGGGGGCCGCCAGCTCGGGCTCTCCGGCCCGGCGGTCACCGAGCACGTCGGACTCCACGGCGTGCCGACGACCCGCGTCGAGAACGCCTGTGCCGCCTCCGGTTACGCGGTCCGGCAGGCCGTGCAGGCGGTCAAGTCGGGAATGGCCGACGTGGTCCTCGCGGGCGGCGTCGAGGTGATGACCGACGCCTCCGGCGACGCGACGAAGTACTGGCTCGGCGTCAGCGGCGAGACGGAGTGGGAGCGTCTCTCCGGCACGACGTTCGCCGGGGTCTACGCCCAGATGGCCAGCGCGCACATGGCAGCGCACGGCACCACGCGCGAGCAACTGTCCCACGTCGCCGTGAAGAACCACGCCCACGGCGCGAACAACCCGCACGCCCACCTCGGGTTCACCTGCTCGCTGGAGGACGCGATGAACGCGCCGGTCGTCGCCGACCCGCTGAACCTCTACCACTGCTGTCCGACCACCGACGGCGCGGCGGCGGCCATCGTCGTCAGCGAGGACGTGGTCGACCAGTACGCCGACGAGGCCCTGCGCGTTGCGGGCGTCGGCGCGGCCTCGGACCGCGTCGGGCTGTTCCAGCGCGACTCCTACGTGAACGTGCCCGCCTCCGCTGAGGCCGCCGCGACGGCCTACGAGATGGCCGGCTTCGGCCCCGAGGACCTGGACTTCGCGGAGGTCCACGACTGCTTCGCCATCGCGGAGCTGATGGCCTACGAGGACCTCGGCCTCTGCGAACCGGGCGAGTCCGGGGCGTTCGTCGCCGACGGCCGGAGCGACTTCGGCGGCGAGGTCGTCGTCAACACCTCCGGCGGCCTCAAGTCGAAGGGCCACCCCATCGGCGCGACCGGCGCGGGCCAGGTCGTCGAGGCGTTCAAGCAGCTCACCGGACAGGCCGGCGAGCGACAGGTCGAGGGCGCGACGCGCGGGCTGACCCACAACGTCGGTGGGAGCGGCGGCGCGGCCGTCGTCCACGCCTTCGAACGTGATGAGGTCGGAGCATGA
- a CDS encoding DUF6069 family protein gives MSQRTTTIERLREPVASYGLPARTAVALVAALLGNLAILNLAISAALAPDLMALDYPPVAILTTVGVLGAAVVYWLLSTRVESPTQTFTGLAWGVLVLSFVPDIGILLVDETATAAGVGALAFMHLTAAVACIAFIPSGD, from the coding sequence ATGAGTCAACGCACGACGACCATCGAGCGACTCCGGGAGCCGGTCGCGAGCTACGGGCTCCCAGCCCGGACCGCGGTCGCCCTCGTCGCCGCACTCCTCGGCAACCTCGCCATCCTGAACCTGGCTATCTCGGCCGCCCTCGCGCCGGATCTGATGGCACTCGACTACCCGCCGGTCGCCATCCTCACGACCGTCGGCGTCCTCGGGGCAGCCGTCGTCTACTGGCTGCTGTCGACGCGGGTCGAGTCGCCGACGCAGACGTTCACCGGACTGGCGTGGGGCGTGCTCGTCCTCTCGTTCGTCCCCGACATCGGCATCCTGCTGGTCGACGAGACGGCGACGGCGGCGGGCGTCGGTGCGCTCGCGTTCATGCACCTCACGGCCGCGGTCGCCTGCATCGCGTTCATCCCGTCCGGGGACTGA
- a CDS encoding enoyl-CoA hydratase/isomerase family protein, whose product MSDGDDGSDGPVAESVDAEAAAADCELVSVAVGEEAGGVATVTLDRPDARNALNAQLRRELKEVLDAVEADDDVRVVVLTGSDESSAFVAGADVTELRERDALEQREASKRPRVYEYVDDLEKPVIARINGHCLGGGSELALGCDVRIAQYGGKFGQPEINLGIMPGGGATQRLPRLVGEGQAMRLVLSGELIDAEEADDIGLVDEVCEAEELDDRVYDLAGKMASKSPVALEHAKKAVKAASRMELEAGIEYEAELFALLFAGEDKNEGIDAFFEDREPEWSGR is encoded by the coding sequence ATGAGCGATGGCGACGACGGTTCGGACGGCCCGGTGGCCGAGTCCGTCGACGCCGAGGCTGCGGCGGCGGACTGCGAGCTCGTCAGCGTGGCCGTCGGCGAGGAAGCCGGGGGCGTGGCGACGGTCACCCTCGACCGTCCGGACGCCCGGAACGCGCTGAACGCCCAGCTCCGGCGGGAGCTGAAGGAGGTGCTCGACGCGGTCGAGGCCGACGACGACGTTCGCGTCGTGGTCCTCACGGGCTCCGACGAGTCCAGTGCGTTCGTCGCCGGTGCCGACGTGACGGAGCTGCGCGAGCGCGACGCGCTCGAACAGCGCGAGGCGTCGAAGCGTCCCCGCGTCTACGAGTACGTCGACGACCTGGAGAAACCGGTCATCGCCCGTATCAACGGCCACTGTCTCGGCGGCGGCTCCGAACTGGCCCTCGGCTGTGACGTGCGCATCGCGCAGTACGGCGGCAAGTTCGGCCAGCCCGAGATCAACCTCGGCATCATGCCCGGCGGCGGCGCGACCCAGCGGCTCCCCCGTCTCGTCGGCGAGGGGCAGGCGATGCGGCTCGTCCTCTCGGGCGAGCTCATCGACGCCGAGGAGGCGGACGACATCGGCCTCGTCGACGAGGTGTGCGAGGCCGAGGAGCTCGACGACCGGGTATACGACCTCGCGGGGAAGATGGCGTCGAAGTCGCCGGTCGCGCTCGAACACGCCAAGAAGGCGGTGAAGGCGGCCTCGCGGATGGAGCTCGAGGCGGGCATCGAGTACGAGGCCGAACTGTTCGCACTGCTGTTCGCGGGCGAGGACAAGAACGAGGGCATCGACGCCTTCTTCGAGGACCGCGAGCCTGAGTGGTCAGGGCGGTAA
- a CDS encoding 3-hydroxyacyl-CoA dehydrogenase family protein — protein sequence MKVTVLGAGTMGNGIAQVTAMAGHDVTMRDIEQEFVDDGLATIESNLQGGVDRDKVTQAEMDATLEHIDTAVELEPALEGADLVVEAVPEQMELKRDTFADVEAVVDDDTVIATNTSSLSITEIASALEHDGRAVGLHFFNPVHLMQLVEVVVPEQSSETTVEFAEEFVEGIDRTPVTVRDSAGFASSRLGVTLGVEAIRMLEEGVASPRDIDAAMELGYNHPMGPIELGDVVGLDVRLDILEYLREELGERFRPPQLLKQKVRAGKLGRKTGEGFYVWEDGEIVGTSGDWGDDE from the coding sequence ATGAAGGTCACTGTACTCGGTGCGGGGACCATGGGTAACGGAATCGCACAGGTCACGGCGATGGCAGGCCACGACGTGACGATGCGCGACATCGAACAGGAGTTCGTCGACGACGGCCTCGCGACCATCGAGTCGAACCTCCAGGGCGGCGTCGACCGCGACAAGGTCACGCAGGCCGAGATGGACGCCACGCTGGAACACATCGACACCGCGGTCGAGCTCGAACCGGCGCTCGAAGGTGCCGACCTCGTCGTCGAGGCCGTGCCCGAGCAGATGGAGCTGAAGAGGGACACGTTCGCCGACGTGGAGGCCGTCGTCGACGACGACACCGTCATCGCAACGAACACATCATCGCTCTCCATCACGGAGATCGCGAGCGCGCTGGAGCACGACGGGCGCGCCGTCGGCCTGCACTTCTTCAACCCGGTCCACCTGATGCAGCTGGTCGAGGTGGTCGTCCCCGAGCAGTCGAGCGAGACGACCGTCGAGTTCGCCGAGGAATTCGTAGAGGGTATCGACCGGACGCCCGTGACGGTCCGGGACTCTGCGGGCTTTGCGTCCTCCCGGCTCGGGGTCACGCTCGGCGTCGAGGCCATCCGGATGCTGGAGGAGGGCGTCGCCTCGCCGCGGGACATCGACGCCGCGATGGAGCTCGGCTACAACCACCCGATGGGTCCGATCGAGCTCGGCGACGTGGTCGGGCTCGACGTGCGCCTCGACATCCTGGAGTACCTGCGCGAGGAGCTCGGCGAGCGGTTCAGGCCGCCCCAGCTGCTCAAGCAGAAGGTCCGCGCGGGCAAGCTCGGCAGGAAGACCGGCGAGGGGTTCTACGTGTGGGAGGACGGCGAGATCGTCGGCACGTCGGGCGACTGGGGTGACGACGAATGA
- a CDS encoding zinc ribbon domain-containing protein: MTGNRIRAVGAYAPRFRITAEAFEEAWGQFQASGIEEKAVPGADEDALTMAVAAAKRALAADGSDGAAVDYLAFASTTPPLAEGDLTSRLGAALGVPETATRRLQSGSTRAGTSALVDAVAADLDGGRALVVAADCPKGHLDDSVDHAAGAGAAAFVLGDGSDDGGATVTDHAEYATPYPGTRFREAGSERTEGLDVTTYERTAFSEVVTGAVDALDTDPEPDAVAIQAPDGKRPYRVAGALGVDNSAIYDVATVQELGDTAAASAPLSLARALADGVETTLVVGVGSGAGADALVVETGSDGDGGDDVAADLALDGGATLSYAEYLRQRGEVTSGPPDGGGAYVSVPSWKRSIPQRYRLEAGRCEACGALNFPPEGACESCNERAGVEPVELPGTGSVEAVTTISQGGAPPEFAEQQSKSGDFAVAVVAFEGPDGGSVSVPVQVTDAEPASVGVGDAVAAEFRRIYTQEGVTRYGSKVKPAE, from the coding sequence ATGACCGGGAACCGCATCCGCGCCGTCGGGGCGTACGCGCCGCGGTTCCGCATCACCGCCGAGGCGTTCGAGGAGGCCTGGGGCCAGTTCCAGGCGTCGGGCATCGAGGAGAAGGCGGTCCCCGGGGCGGACGAGGACGCGCTCACCATGGCCGTCGCGGCCGCGAAGCGCGCACTCGCCGCCGACGGGAGCGACGGTGCGGCGGTCGACTACCTCGCGTTCGCCTCCACGACGCCGCCGCTCGCCGAGGGGGACCTGACGAGCAGACTCGGCGCGGCGCTGGGCGTGCCGGAGACGGCGACCCGCCGCCTCCAGAGTGGGAGCACCAGGGCCGGCACCTCGGCACTCGTCGACGCCGTCGCAGCCGACCTCGACGGAGGTCGCGCGCTGGTCGTCGCCGCGGACTGTCCGAAGGGACACCTCGACGACTCCGTGGACCACGCCGCCGGCGCGGGTGCGGCCGCGTTCGTGCTCGGCGACGGCAGTGACGACGGCGGTGCGACGGTCACGGACCATGCCGAGTACGCGACGCCGTACCCCGGAACCCGGTTCCGGGAGGCCGGCAGCGAGCGTACCGAGGGGCTCGACGTGACGACCTACGAGCGCACGGCGTTCAGCGAGGTCGTCACGGGCGCGGTCGATGCGCTCGATACCGACCCCGAGCCGGACGCGGTCGCCATCCAGGCCCCCGACGGGAAGCGCCCGTACCGCGTCGCGGGTGCGCTCGGCGTCGACAACTCGGCCATCTACGACGTCGCGACCGTGCAGGAGCTCGGCGACACCGCCGCCGCCAGCGCGCCGCTCTCGCTCGCCCGGGCGCTCGCGGACGGTGTCGAGACCACGCTGGTCGTCGGCGTCGGCTCCGGCGCGGGGGCGGATGCGCTCGTGGTCGAGACCGGGAGCGATGGTGACGGCGGCGACGACGTCGCGGCCGACCTCGCACTCGACGGCGGTGCGACGCTCTCCTACGCCGAGTACCTGCGCCAGCGCGGCGAGGTCACCTCCGGACCGCCGGACGGCGGCGGTGCGTACGTCTCGGTCCCGTCGTGGAAGCGCTCCATCCCGCAGCGCTACCGGCTCGAAGCCGGCCGATGCGAGGCCTGCGGCGCGCTGAACTTCCCGCCGGAGGGTGCCTGCGAGTCCTGCAACGAGCGGGCCGGCGTGGAGCCGGTCGAGCTCCCGGGCACCGGCTCCGTCGAGGCGGTCACGACAATCTCGCAGGGTGGCGCACCGCCGGAGTTCGCCGAGCAGCAGTCCAAGTCCGGCGACTTCGCCGTCGCGGTGGTCGCCTTCGAGGGCCCCGACGGTGGGAGCGTCAGCGTCCCGGTGCAGGTGACCGACGCGGAGCCCGCGTCGGTGGGTGTCGGCGACGCCGTCGCAGCCGAGTTCCGCCGCATCTACACGCAGGAGGGCGTCACGCGCTACGGCTCGAAGGTCAAACCGGCGGAGTGA